The following are encoded together in the Pithys albifrons albifrons isolate INPA30051 chromosome 5, PitAlb_v1, whole genome shotgun sequence genome:
- the ELOVL6 gene encoding very long chain fatty acid elongase 6 isoform X3, which translates to MQENWKKSFLFSALYAAFIFGGRHLMNKRAKFELRKPLVLWSLSLAVFSIFGAVRTGAYMLYILMTKGLKQSVCDQSFYIGPVSKFWAYAFVLSKAPELGDTIFIILRKQKLIFLHWYHHITVLLYSWYSYKDMVAGGGWFMTMNYGVHAVMYSYYALRAAGFRVSRKFAMFITLSQITQMLIGCVINYLVFSWMQQGQCHSHVQNIIWSSLMYLSYLVLFCHFFFEAYIGKTRKERKVD; encoded by the exons gaaGAAATCATTCCTATTTTCAGCTCTGTATGCTGCCTTTATATTTGGTGGTCGTCACCTAATGAACAAACGAGCAAAGTTTGAACTGAGGAAACCGCTAGTGCTCTGGTCTCTCAGCCTCGCCGTCTTCAG tataTTTGGTGCTGTTCGAACTGGTGCTTATATGCTGTACATTTTGATGACCAAAGGCCTGAAACAGTCAGTGTGCGACCAGAGTTTTTACATTGGACCTGTCAGCAAATTCTGGGCATATGCATTTGTGCTAAGCAAAGCACCTGAACTAG gTGATACTATATTCATTATTCTTAGGAAACAGAAGCTCATCTTCTTACACTGGTACCATCACATTACTGTGTTACTTTACTCTTGGTATTCCTACAAGGACATGGTGGCTGGTGGTGGCTGGTTCATGACCATGAACTACGGAGTACACGCTGTTATGTACTCTTACTATGCCTTGCGGGCTGCTGGCTTCAGAGTCTCACGCAAGTTTGCCATGTTCATCACCTTGTCGCAGATCACTCAGATGTTGATCGGTTGCGTGATCAATTACCTGGTCTTCTCCTGGATGCAGCAGGGCCAGTGCCATTCCCACGTGCAGAACATCATCTGGTCCTCTCTCATGTACCTCAGCTACTTAGTGCTCTTCTGCCATTTTTTCTTTGAGGCCTATATCGGCaaaaccaggaaagaaaggaaggttGACTAG